Proteins from a single region of Corvus moneduloides isolate bCorMon1 chromosome 19, bCorMon1.pri, whole genome shotgun sequence:
- the ST6GALNAC2 gene encoding alpha-N-acetylgalactosaminide alpha-2,6-sialyltransferase 2 has product MGSPRWKRLCLLLLAGLTSSLLLYSHYYATVEAPTSQRIIASLLQPEPLVLAPSGTPHGAGSHRWAPGGSLDSGNSFKPSAELEEPEPSRKQPSPCLRSVMARAKADPTFREIFHFDTPVLMWDQHFTLESWKRLKARHVPYGWQGLSLAVVGSTLQLLNTSANRHLFNRAAFPGGCVRCAVVGNGGILNGSRQGKAIDSHDLVFRLNGAVIKGFEEDVGTKVSFYGFTVNTMKNSLIAYEEYGFTQIPQGKDLKYIFVPSDIRDYIMLRSAIQGSPVPEGSDKGDEPQKYFGPETSAEKFKLLHPDFLQYLTARFLRSELLNTQYGSLYMPSTGALMLLTALHTCDQVSAYGFITANYEQFSDHYYEVEKKPLVFYANHDMMLEAALWRSLHRAGIITLYQR; this is encoded by the exons ATGGGGTCCCCGCGCTGGAAAAGGCTCTGCCTTTTGCTCCTGGCAGGTTTAacatcctccctgctcctctaCAGTCACTACTACGCTACGGTGGAGGCGCCCACCAGCCAGAGGATCATAGCCAG CTTGCTGCAGCCGGAACCGCTGGTCCTGGCTCCCTCAGGGACACCACATGGAGCTGGCAGCCACAGGTGGGCTCCTGGAGGCAGCTTGGACAG tgggaattcctTCAAGCCctctgctgagctggaggagcCGGAGCCCAGCAGAAAGCAG cccagcccctgcctccgCTCGGTGATGGCCAGAGCAAAGGCAGACCCCACGTTTCGGGAGATCTTCCACTTCGACACCCCCGTGCTGATGTGGGACCAGCACTTCAccctggagagctggaaaaggctGAAGGCACGACACGTCCCCTATGGCTGGCAAGGCTTGTCCCTCGCAG TGGTGGGCAgcaccctgcagctcctcaaCACCTCGGCCAACCGGCACCTCTTCAACAGGGCCGCCTTCCCCGGGGGCTGTGTCCGCTGTGCCGTGGTGGGCAACGGTGGCATCCTCAATGGCTCGCGGCAGGGCAAGGCCATCGACAGCCACGACCTGGTCTTCAG GCTCAACGGTGCCGTGATCAAAGGCTTTGAGGAGGATGTCGGCACCAAGGTCTCCTTCTACGGCTTCACGGTGAACACCATGAAGAACTCCCTCATTGCCTACGAGGAGTATGGCTTCACTCAGATCCCCCAGGGCAAG gacctGAAGTACATCTTCGTCCCCTCGGACATCCGTGACTACATCATGCTGAGATCAGCCATCCAGGGCAGCCCAGTGCCCGAGGGCTCAGACAAGGGGGATGA gCCACAGAAGTATTTTGGACCGGAGACATCTGCAGAGAAGTTCAAGCTGCTGCATCCTGATTTCTTGCAGTACCTGACAGCAAG GTTCCTGCGGTCAGAGCTCCTGAACACCCAGTACGGCTCCCTCTACATGCCCAGCACCGGTGCCCTCATGCTCCTCACCGCGCTCCACACCTGCGACCAG gTCAGTGCCTACGGGTTCATCACAGCCAACTACGAGCAGTTCTCAGACCACTACTACGAGGTGGAGAAGAAACCTCTGGTGTTTTATGCCAACCACGACATGATGCTGGAGGCAGCGCTGTGGAGGAGCCTGCACCGTGCAGGGATCATCACCCTCTACCAGCGCTGA
- the ST6GALNAC1 gene encoding alpha-N-acetylgalactosaminide alpha-2,6-sialyltransferase 1 isoform X1 has translation MRCFSIRLPKIANALICLIVVIQFCLFVANYSSLFDLAKTKFLRKLNVSQHAPETQQMDTQEQQGLNYSDNGNSGSILEKALGGHITRLKDVVEKTSRWKGKEEQKETMKPVTRVTEAKENMAVKPSPQLEGIKKTTVRTTPMVQGNKGKTTMRPAPRVEEAKEKTTVKPLPREDGGKKATVKPSSGVKGVHENNTSKDQAKPKEPPASMRSVKATPQAAAVTQKRKLSAANFTSEPRWDFEDKYLLDNSSPPSTCSESVRARAAKSDWLRDLFLPNITLFIDKRYFSDSEWSRLEHFIPPYGFMDLNYSLVKEVISLLPPNPHQQLLLANRDSSVPTCISCAVVGNGGILNNSGMGQEIDSHDYVFRVSGAVIKGYEKDVGTKTSFYGFTAYSLVSSLQILGRRGFSNIPQEKHVRYIHFLEGARDYEWLDALLFNKDMRKGFLNLSGQKPRQKFDKDFTMDKYLVVHPDFLRYMKNRFLKSKNLEKHYWRLYRPTTGAFLLLTALHLCDRVSAYGYITEGHEKYSDHYYDKEWKRLIFYINHDFNLEKQVWKRLHDENIMKLYQRS, from the exons ATGCGCTGTTTCAGCATAAGGCTCCCAAAAATTGCCAACGCCCTGATTTGCCTCATTGTTGTAATACAGTTTTGCCTCTTCGTTGCCAATTACAGCTCCTTGTTTGACTTGGCGAAGACAAAGTTTCTCAG GAAATTGAACGTTTCCCAACATGCCCCAGAGACGCAACAAATGGACACCCAAGAGCAACAGGGCTTAAACTATTCTGATAATGGGAACTCTGGGAGCATTTTAGAAAAGGCTTTGGGAGGACACATCACAAGACTCAAAGATGTGGTAGAGAAGACATCaagatggaaaggaaaggaggagcagaaggaaacGATGAAACCAGTTACCAGGGTTACGGAAGCAAAGGAGAACATGGCTGTGAAACCATCACCCCAATTGGAGGGAATCAAGAAGACAACAGTGAGAACAACCCCTATGGTGCAGGGaaacaaggggaaaacaacAATGAGGCCAGCTCCACGGGTGGAAGAAGCTAAGGAAAAGACAACAGTGAAACCACTTCCCAGGGAGGACGGAGGCAAGAAGGCAACAGTGAAACCATCCTCTGGGGTGAAGGGAGTGCATGAGAACAACACATCCAAAGACCAAGCAAAACCCAAAGAGCCTCCTGCATCAATGAGAAGTGTAAAAGCTACtcctcaggctgctgcagtgacaCAAAAGAGGAAACTGAGCGCTGCTAACTTCACATCTGAGCCGCGGTGGGATTTCGAGGACAAGTACCTGCTGGATAACTCATCCCCACCCTCG acCTGCTCTGAATCAGTGAGGGCCAGGGCTGCCAAGTCTGACTGGCTGCGGGATCTTTTCCTGCCCAACATCACACTCTTCATAGACAAGAGATACTTCAGTGACAGTGAATGGAGCCGCCTGGAGCATTTTATACCCCCCTATGGCTTCATGGACCTGAATTATTCAT TGGTAAAGGAGGTCATATCCCTGctgcccccaaatccccaccagcagctgctcctggccaaCCGTGACAGCAGTGTGCCCACATGTATCAGCTGTGCTGTCGTGGGGAATGGAGGAATACTGAATAACTCTGGGATGGGCCAAGAGATTGACTCCCATGACTACGTCTTCAG GGTGAGCGGAGCTGTAATCAAGGGTTATGAAAAAGATGTGGGAACAAAAACCTCCTTTTATGGATTCACAGCCTACTCCCTGGTTTCCTCTCTTCAGATCTTGGGACGCAGAGGGTTCAGCAACATCCCACAGGAAAAA CATGTCAGATACATTCACTTCCTGGAGGGAGCAAGAGACTATGAGTGGCTGGATGCTCTTCTGTTCAACAAGGACATGAGGAAAGGATTCTTGAACCTCAGCGG GCAGAAGCCCCGGCAGAAATTCGATAAAGATTTCACAATGGACAAATACCTGGTGGTTCACCCTGATTTCCTCAGATACATGAAAAACAG gttttTAAAGTCTAAAAATTTGGAAAAGCACTACTGGAGGCTGTACAGACCCACAACAGGGGCCTTCCTGCTGCTGACTGCCCTCCACCTCTGTGACCGG GTCAGTGCCTATGGCTACATCACGGAGGGGCACGAGAAGTACTCGGATCACTACTATGACAAGGAGTGGAAGCGTCTGATTTTCTACATTAACCATGACTTCAACCTGGAGAAGCAGGTGTGGAAAAGGCTTCATGATGAGAATATCATGAAGCTTTACCAGAGATCCTGA
- the ST6GALNAC1 gene encoding alpha-N-acetylgalactosaminide alpha-2,6-sialyltransferase 1 isoform X2, which yields MPRGLLSGKGFDAVGWLLILLAARTAFQHQLKDPQKLNVSQHAPETQQMDTQEQQGLNYSDNGNSGSILEKALGGHITRLKDVVEKTSRWKGKEEQKETMKPVTRVTEAKENMAVKPSPQLEGIKKTTVRTTPMVQGNKGKTTMRPAPRVEEAKEKTTVKPLPREDGGKKATVKPSSGVKGVHENNTSKDQAKPKEPPASMRSVKATPQAAAVTQKRKLSAANFTSEPRWDFEDKYLLDNSSPPSTCSESVRARAAKSDWLRDLFLPNITLFIDKRYFSDSEWSRLEHFIPPYGFMDLNYSLVKEVISLLPPNPHQQLLLANRDSSVPTCISCAVVGNGGILNNSGMGQEIDSHDYVFRVSGAVIKGYEKDVGTKTSFYGFTAYSLVSSLQILGRRGFSNIPQEKHVRYIHFLEGARDYEWLDALLFNKDMRKGFLNLSGQKPRQKFDKDFTMDKYLVVHPDFLRYMKNRFLKSKNLEKHYWRLYRPTTGAFLLLTALHLCDRVSAYGYITEGHEKYSDHYYDKEWKRLIFYINHDFNLEKQVWKRLHDENIMKLYQRS from the exons atgccaag agGTCTTCTGTCTGGAAAAGGGTTTGATGCAGTAGGAtggctcctcatcctcctcgCAGCCAGGACTGCCTTTCAACATCAACTGAAGGACCCACA GAAATTGAACGTTTCCCAACATGCCCCAGAGACGCAACAAATGGACACCCAAGAGCAACAGGGCTTAAACTATTCTGATAATGGGAACTCTGGGAGCATTTTAGAAAAGGCTTTGGGAGGACACATCACAAGACTCAAAGATGTGGTAGAGAAGACATCaagatggaaaggaaaggaggagcagaaggaaacGATGAAACCAGTTACCAGGGTTACGGAAGCAAAGGAGAACATGGCTGTGAAACCATCACCCCAATTGGAGGGAATCAAGAAGACAACAGTGAGAACAACCCCTATGGTGCAGGGaaacaaggggaaaacaacAATGAGGCCAGCTCCACGGGTGGAAGAAGCTAAGGAAAAGACAACAGTGAAACCACTTCCCAGGGAGGACGGAGGCAAGAAGGCAACAGTGAAACCATCCTCTGGGGTGAAGGGAGTGCATGAGAACAACACATCCAAAGACCAAGCAAAACCCAAAGAGCCTCCTGCATCAATGAGAAGTGTAAAAGCTACtcctcaggctgctgcagtgacaCAAAAGAGGAAACTGAGCGCTGCTAACTTCACATCTGAGCCGCGGTGGGATTTCGAGGACAAGTACCTGCTGGATAACTCATCCCCACCCTCG acCTGCTCTGAATCAGTGAGGGCCAGGGCTGCCAAGTCTGACTGGCTGCGGGATCTTTTCCTGCCCAACATCACACTCTTCATAGACAAGAGATACTTCAGTGACAGTGAATGGAGCCGCCTGGAGCATTTTATACCCCCCTATGGCTTCATGGACCTGAATTATTCAT TGGTAAAGGAGGTCATATCCCTGctgcccccaaatccccaccagcagctgctcctggccaaCCGTGACAGCAGTGTGCCCACATGTATCAGCTGTGCTGTCGTGGGGAATGGAGGAATACTGAATAACTCTGGGATGGGCCAAGAGATTGACTCCCATGACTACGTCTTCAG GGTGAGCGGAGCTGTAATCAAGGGTTATGAAAAAGATGTGGGAACAAAAACCTCCTTTTATGGATTCACAGCCTACTCCCTGGTTTCCTCTCTTCAGATCTTGGGACGCAGAGGGTTCAGCAACATCCCACAGGAAAAA CATGTCAGATACATTCACTTCCTGGAGGGAGCAAGAGACTATGAGTGGCTGGATGCTCTTCTGTTCAACAAGGACATGAGGAAAGGATTCTTGAACCTCAGCGG GCAGAAGCCCCGGCAGAAATTCGATAAAGATTTCACAATGGACAAATACCTGGTGGTTCACCCTGATTTCCTCAGATACATGAAAAACAG gttttTAAAGTCTAAAAATTTGGAAAAGCACTACTGGAGGCTGTACAGACCCACAACAGGGGCCTTCCTGCTGCTGACTGCCCTCCACCTCTGTGACCGG GTCAGTGCCTATGGCTACATCACGGAGGGGCACGAGAAGTACTCGGATCACTACTATGACAAGGAGTGGAAGCGTCTGATTTTCTACATTAACCATGACTTCAACCTGGAGAAGCAGGTGTGGAAAAGGCTTCATGATGAGAATATCATGAAGCTTTACCAGAGATCCTGA
- the ST6GALNAC1 gene encoding alpha-N-acetylgalactosaminide alpha-2,6-sialyltransferase 1 isoform X3, which yields MDTQEQQGLNYSDNGNSGSILEKALGGHITRLKDVVEKTSRWKGKEEQKETMKPVTRVTEAKENMAVKPSPQLEGIKKTTVRTTPMVQGNKGKTTMRPAPRVEEAKEKTTVKPLPREDGGKKATVKPSSGVKGVHENNTSKDQAKPKEPPASMRSVKATPQAAAVTQKRKLSAANFTSEPRWDFEDKYLLDNSSPPSTCSESVRARAAKSDWLRDLFLPNITLFIDKRYFSDSEWSRLEHFIPPYGFMDLNYSLVKEVISLLPPNPHQQLLLANRDSSVPTCISCAVVGNGGILNNSGMGQEIDSHDYVFRVSGAVIKGYEKDVGTKTSFYGFTAYSLVSSLQILGRRGFSNIPQEKHVRYIHFLEGARDYEWLDALLFNKDMRKGFLNLSGQKPRQKFDKDFTMDKYLVVHPDFLRYMKNRFLKSKNLEKHYWRLYRPTTGAFLLLTALHLCDRVSAYGYITEGHEKYSDHYYDKEWKRLIFYINHDFNLEKQVWKRLHDENIMKLYQRS from the exons ATGGACACCCAAGAGCAACAGGGCTTAAACTATTCTGATAATGGGAACTCTGGGAGCATTTTAGAAAAGGCTTTGGGAGGACACATCACAAGACTCAAAGATGTGGTAGAGAAGACATCaagatggaaaggaaaggaggagcagaaggaaacGATGAAACCAGTTACCAGGGTTACGGAAGCAAAGGAGAACATGGCTGTGAAACCATCACCCCAATTGGAGGGAATCAAGAAGACAACAGTGAGAACAACCCCTATGGTGCAGGGaaacaaggggaaaacaacAATGAGGCCAGCTCCACGGGTGGAAGAAGCTAAGGAAAAGACAACAGTGAAACCACTTCCCAGGGAGGACGGAGGCAAGAAGGCAACAGTGAAACCATCCTCTGGGGTGAAGGGAGTGCATGAGAACAACACATCCAAAGACCAAGCAAAACCCAAAGAGCCTCCTGCATCAATGAGAAGTGTAAAAGCTACtcctcaggctgctgcagtgacaCAAAAGAGGAAACTGAGCGCTGCTAACTTCACATCTGAGCCGCGGTGGGATTTCGAGGACAAGTACCTGCTGGATAACTCATCCCCACCCTCG acCTGCTCTGAATCAGTGAGGGCCAGGGCTGCCAAGTCTGACTGGCTGCGGGATCTTTTCCTGCCCAACATCACACTCTTCATAGACAAGAGATACTTCAGTGACAGTGAATGGAGCCGCCTGGAGCATTTTATACCCCCCTATGGCTTCATGGACCTGAATTATTCAT TGGTAAAGGAGGTCATATCCCTGctgcccccaaatccccaccagcagctgctcctggccaaCCGTGACAGCAGTGTGCCCACATGTATCAGCTGTGCTGTCGTGGGGAATGGAGGAATACTGAATAACTCTGGGATGGGCCAAGAGATTGACTCCCATGACTACGTCTTCAG GGTGAGCGGAGCTGTAATCAAGGGTTATGAAAAAGATGTGGGAACAAAAACCTCCTTTTATGGATTCACAGCCTACTCCCTGGTTTCCTCTCTTCAGATCTTGGGACGCAGAGGGTTCAGCAACATCCCACAGGAAAAA CATGTCAGATACATTCACTTCCTGGAGGGAGCAAGAGACTATGAGTGGCTGGATGCTCTTCTGTTCAACAAGGACATGAGGAAAGGATTCTTGAACCTCAGCGG GCAGAAGCCCCGGCAGAAATTCGATAAAGATTTCACAATGGACAAATACCTGGTGGTTCACCCTGATTTCCTCAGATACATGAAAAACAG gttttTAAAGTCTAAAAATTTGGAAAAGCACTACTGGAGGCTGTACAGACCCACAACAGGGGCCTTCCTGCTGCTGACTGCCCTCCACCTCTGTGACCGG GTCAGTGCCTATGGCTACATCACGGAGGGGCACGAGAAGTACTCGGATCACTACTATGACAAGGAGTGGAAGCGTCTGATTTTCTACATTAACCATGACTTCAACCTGGAGAAGCAGGTGTGGAAAAGGCTTCATGATGAGAATATCATGAAGCTTTACCAGAGATCCTGA